A genomic stretch from Helianthus annuus cultivar XRQ/B chromosome 1, HanXRQr2.0-SUNRISE, whole genome shotgun sequence includes:
- the LOC110871018 gene encoding glu S.griseus protease inhibitor, whose translation MSTICEGKSSWPELVGARGDAAAATIERENPRVDAIVIREGSFVTADFRCDRVRVWVNSNRVVVRPPVIG comes from the exons ATGTCAACTATCTGTGAAG GAAAGAGTTCATGGCCGGAGCTTGTTGGGGCAAGAGGAGATGCGGCGGCAGCAACGATTGAGAGAGAGAATCCACGGGTTGATGCTATTGTGATACGGGAAGGATCTTTCGTTACAGCTGATTTCCGATGCGACCGTGTGCGGGTGTGGGTGAACTCTAATAGGGTGGTCGTTCGCCCTCCTGTCATTGGCTGA